One genomic window of Candidatus Pseudobacter hemicellulosilyticus includes the following:
- a CDS encoding TlpA disulfide reductase family protein, which produces MKQSLNILFQIRQYSRNSWLAILAVSLLAACSANSRESLSIEGTIANADQVAALYPKAVENGSITLLLYEVPFGGEMPPVQLDSAVVAAGSKTFKLKVDPANQGLYNLLVKNGPMVPLVFDGSTIELTIDFASEEKFYSVKGSEASEQLHDFLFTYADHRTGIEQSMANLDSLKRVGASDSVLLAATNSKNQALNTLNNYLKKSLGTLNNPVVASFALGRAAQTLQQPEFEAELAKLNTKFPEDATMLELKKKYEAYKAQEEAIAQQKEAATKENSLIGKKAPELVLPDTNGKNIALSSYKGKYVLVDFWASWCHPCRLENPTVVAAYNQFKDKNFTVLGVSLDQKKEDWLKAIQQDQLTWTHVSDLAFWKSKAVSTFGFEGIPYNVLIDPQGTVVAEGLRGDALGRKLAEVLK; this is translated from the coding sequence ATGAAACAAAGCCTTAACATCCTTTTTCAGATCCGTCAGTATTCCCGCAACAGCTGGCTGGCGATACTGGCTGTCAGCCTGCTGGCAGCCTGCTCCGCCAATTCCAGGGAATCCCTTTCCATTGAAGGGACCATTGCCAATGCCGACCAGGTAGCGGCACTGTATCCCAAAGCCGTAGAGAACGGCTCCATCACCCTGCTGCTCTATGAAGTACCCTTTGGTGGCGAGATGCCCCCGGTACAGCTGGACTCCGCCGTGGTAGCCGCCGGCAGCAAAACATTCAAACTGAAAGTAGATCCTGCCAACCAGGGCCTGTATAATTTATTAGTGAAGAATGGCCCCATGGTGCCACTGGTATTTGATGGCAGCACTATTGAGCTGACCATTGATTTTGCCTCAGAAGAAAAATTCTATTCTGTTAAAGGCTCCGAAGCCAGCGAACAGCTGCATGATTTCCTGTTCACCTACGCAGACCACCGCACCGGGATAGAACAGTCCATGGCCAATCTCGACAGCCTGAAACGCGTTGGCGCCAGTGACTCTGTCCTGCTGGCAGCCACCAACAGCAAGAACCAGGCGCTGAACACGTTGAATAACTACCTGAAAAAATCACTCGGCACCCTCAACAACCCGGTTGTAGCTTCCTTTGCGCTGGGCCGTGCCGCTCAAACCCTCCAGCAGCCTGAATTTGAGGCCGAGCTGGCCAAGCTGAACACCAAATTCCCTGAAGACGCCACCATGCTGGAGCTGAAGAAAAAATACGAAGCCTATAAAGCACAGGAAGAAGCTATCGCCCAGCAGAAAGAAGCCGCCACCAAAGAAAATTCACTGATCGGTAAGAAAGCGCCGGAACTGGTGCTGCCGGATACCAATGGAAAAAATATTGCTTTGTCTTCCTATAAAGGCAAATATGTACTGGTAGATTTCTGGGCCAGCTGGTGTCATCCCTGCCGCCTGGAAAACCCTACCGTGGTAGCCGCCTACAACCAGTTCAAGGATAAGAATTTTACCGTCCTGGGTGTATCCCTGGACCAGAAGAAAGAAGACTGGCTCAAAGCCATACAGCAGGACCAGCTGACCTGGACCCATGTGAGCGACCTGGCTTTCTGGAAAAGCAAGGCGGTATCCACATTCGGGTTTGAAGGCATTCCTTACAATGTGCTCATTGACCC